One stretch of Rosistilla oblonga DNA includes these proteins:
- a CDS encoding cation transporter: MSTIVKRTSYVSISAALLIALLASSQSHAETKSRVTTTITVGEMCGGCVKQIIARFDKVKEVAKIHCDIQTKSVVLYPAKNIRLSPAKLWETMESIGKHPLKLVGPDGTFTSKPKKN, encoded by the coding sequence ATGTCGACGATTGTAAAACGAACCAGCTATGTTTCGATCAGCGCAGCTCTCTTGATCGCTTTGCTTGCGTCCTCGCAATCGCATGCCGAAACGAAGTCGCGAGTGACGACAACGATCACCGTCGGCGAAATGTGTGGTGGATGCGTCAAGCAGATCATCGCGCGTTTTGACAAGGTAAAAGAAGTTGCGAAGATCCATTGCGATATCCAAACCAAATCCGTGGTGCTATACCCCGCGAAGAATATTCGCCTGAGTCCCGCAAAACTTTGGGAAACCATGGAGAGCATCGGTAAGCACCCATTAAAACTGGTCGGCCCCGACGGCACATTCACGTCCAAACCAAAGAAGAATTAG